In the Harmonia axyridis chromosome 3, icHarAxyr1.1, whole genome shotgun sequence genome, one interval contains:
- the LOC123676054 gene encoding intraflagellar transport protein 46 homolog isoform X1, translating to MKQFKYLDNLENVRIEDDDSDEEMKDSGKKLPKQESRRLSAGKDFSLPPDAPVRKSALTKVIRKNSSGSEEEESRNDEISKNIKIPNEYNPSLYQNLDVDDDIRELFQYIVKYMPQQLTLDYKFKPFIPDYLPAVGDIDAFLKVVPPEPSLLGEQFNIKEHQLGISILDEPATTQSDSALLHLQLRASNLGVPQDTSNVIVKKVDKVDKNQKVIDKWIKDISDLHKSKSSPFVRYTEPMPDIDDLMQEWSEEMENRLKEHGFPSPEPNMSLDEYLELVCDLFQIPTSKNKIHSLHVLFSLYAAVKDSKFYKPAIDEDKKTEVIDTNKDEPDQLVLD from the exons ATGAAACAATTCAAGTATTTAGATAATTTGGAAAATGTTAGAATAGAAGACGACGATTCGGATGAAGAAATGAAGGATTCTGGCAAG AAGTTGCCGAAGCAAGAATCAAGGAGACTTTCAGCCGGTAAAGACTTTTCTTTACCGCCAGACGCACCTGTGAGAAAATCAGCATTGACAAAAGTAATTAGGAAAAATTCTAGTGGAAGCGAGGAAGAGGAAAGCAGAAACGATGAAATaagtaaaaatatcaaaatacctAACGAATACAACCCAAGTTTGTATCAGAATTTGGATGTAGATGATGATATAAGAgagttatttcaatatatagttAA GTATATGCCTCAACAATTAACTTTGGACTATAAATTCAAGCCTTTCATACCAGATTACCTGCCAGCTGTAGGCGATATCGATGCATTTTTAAAAGTTGTTCCACCTGAACCTAGCCTTTTAGGAGAACAATTCAACATCAAAGAACACCAACTTGGAATTTCTATACTAGATGAACCTGCTACCACTCAAAGTGATTCTGCTTTGCTTCATTTGCAGTTGAGAGCTTCAAACCTTGGAGTTCCCCAAGATACATCGAATGTG ATTGTCAAAAAAGTGGATAAGGTGGATAAAAACCAAAAAGTAATTGACAAATGGATCAAAGACATATCAGATTTGCACAAAAGCAAATCATCACCCTTCGTTCGATATACAGA GCCGATGCCTGATATAGACGATCTGATGCAAGAATGGTCTGAAGAAATGGAAAACCGTCTGAAGGAACATGGATTTCCATCACCTGAACCAAACATGTCTTTGGATGAGTATCTAGAATTGGTTTGCGATTTATTCCAGATACCAACATCGAAAAATAAGATCCATTCCTTGCATGTACTTTTCTCATTGTATGCTGCAGTGAAAGATTCTAAATTTTACAAGCCAGCCATAGATGAAGACAAAAAAACCGAAGTGATAGATACAAATAAAGATGAACCAGATCAACTTGTTCTAGACTAG
- the LOC123676058 gene encoding programmed cell death protein 7-like, whose product MNNSINPYSFNVLTPHNVVPSEAMNFQFNYPFPSASNFNAVTYGIPPEQTNISNPSEPWIGAWLTKIGKTHPTPEIPKKKSKHNISSARASLKTCLDILDKLNAISDDLRTNVQKLSSADWKKKTIKIGQLKENYSIIMNNLCNPENLASLQKVVKDRKRKRSTQKKKRIQKQADKKQEKEEIRNINQHIDRWLEVQKEEDNRIKMEELMNKDIDCNLSDVNKKKSDAKKNLSLIRALVKLRQIRETIHSQRGEKTSLEDKQAFATTTAKMLKIWENASKMYNVEENMLKTMLEKTANENLRNKELRKEKETLFLWERAIFGDKVIANPANASHWALTAAERDMETFIAIRKSWDTFLVSPSEGSSLPLGWVFPPNQCSEEWKRFQAH is encoded by the coding sequence atgaataattcaattaatcCATATTCTTTTAATGTTTTAACCCCACATAACGTGGTTCCCAGTGAAGCAATGAACTTTCAGTTTAATTATCCATTCCCTAGTGCTAGTAATTTTAATGCTGTAACCTATGGAATACCACCCGAGCAAACTAACATAAGTAACCCTTCTGAACCATGGATTGGTGCATGGCTGACTAAAATTGGTAAGACCCATCCAACACCTGAAATTccaaagaaaaagtctaaacACAATATTTCTTCCGCTCGAGCATCACTGAAAACCTGTCTTGACATTCTAGATAAACTTAATGCAATTAGTGATGACTTACGAACCAACGTTCAAAAATTATCTTCAGCAGATTGGaagaaaaaaaccataaaaattggtcagttgaaagaaaattattctataattatgaataatttgTGCAATCCTGAAAATTTGGCATCGCTGCAAAAAGTAGTAAAGGATAGAAAGAGGAAAAGGTCAAcccaaaagaaaaaaagaatacaAAAACAGGCTGATAAAAAGCAAGAAAAGGAGGAAATCCGTAATATTAATCAACATATTGATAGATGGTTAGAGGTACAGAAAGAAGAAGATAATAGGATTAAAATGGAGGAATTAATGAACAAAGATATTGACTGTAATCTTTCAGATGTTAATAAAAAGAAATCTGATGCTAAAAAAAATTTGTCTCTGATCAGAGCTCTGGTTAAATTACGTCAAATAAGGGAAACCATACATTCCCAAAGAGGAGAAAAGACTTCTTTAGAAGACAAACAGGCTTTTGCTACTACAACtgcaaaaatgttaaaaatttgggagaATGCCTCTAAAATGTATAATGTAGAAGAAAACATGTTGAAAACAATGTTGGAGAAAACAGCTAATGAAAATTTAAGGAATAAGGAATTACGCAAAGAAAAAGAGACACTTTTTCTTTGGGAGAGGGCTATATTTGGAGATAAGGTAATTGCTAATCCTGCAAATGCTTCTCACTGGGCTCTGACAGCTGCTGAAAGGGACATGGAAACTTTCATAGCTATCAGAAAAAGTTGGGATACTTTCTTAGTCTCTCCTTCAGAAGGTTCAAGTTTGCCTTTGGGATGGGTGTTTCCTCCAAATCAATGCTCTGAGGAATGGAAAAGATTTCAAGCACACTAA
- the LOC123676062 gene encoding tubulin-specific chaperone A: MSDPRIRQLKIKTGVVKRLAKEKITYEKEAATQKERVEKLKTDNGDSYHIKKQEEVLQESLMMIPDCQRRLAKAFEDLKNIIDNEKDLVESEEFATAKQILEEAKLQLSD; the protein is encoded by the coding sequence atgagTGATCCAAGGATAAGGCAGTTGAAAATAAAGACAGGTGTAGTGAAACGATTAGCCAAGGAGAAAATAACCTACGAAAAAGAAGCTGCGACTCAAAAAGAACGAGTTGAAAAGCTTAAAACAGATAATGGCGATTCttatcacatcaaaaaacaGGAAGAAGTGCTGCAGGAATCTTTGATGATGATACCAGATTGCCAAAGAAGATTAGCAAAAGCGTTTGAAGAtctcaaaaatataattgataacgAGAAGGATTTGGTAGAATCTGAAGAGTTCGCAACTGCTAAACAAATATTAGAGGAGGCGAAACTTCAATTATCTGACTAG
- the LOC123676054 gene encoding intraflagellar transport protein 46 homolog isoform X2, with translation MKQFKYLDNLENVRIEDDDSDEEMKDSGKLPKQESRRLSAGKDFSLPPDAPVRKSALTKVIRKNSSGSEEEESRNDEISKNIKIPNEYNPSLYQNLDVDDDIRELFQYIVKYMPQQLTLDYKFKPFIPDYLPAVGDIDAFLKVVPPEPSLLGEQFNIKEHQLGISILDEPATTQSDSALLHLQLRASNLGVPQDTSNVIVKKVDKVDKNQKVIDKWIKDISDLHKSKSSPFVRYTEPMPDIDDLMQEWSEEMENRLKEHGFPSPEPNMSLDEYLELVCDLFQIPTSKNKIHSLHVLFSLYAAVKDSKFYKPAIDEDKKTEVIDTNKDEPDQLVLD, from the exons ATGAAACAATTCAAGTATTTAGATAATTTGGAAAATGTTAGAATAGAAGACGACGATTCGGATGAAGAAATGAAGGATTCTGGCAAG TTGCCGAAGCAAGAATCAAGGAGACTTTCAGCCGGTAAAGACTTTTCTTTACCGCCAGACGCACCTGTGAGAAAATCAGCATTGACAAAAGTAATTAGGAAAAATTCTAGTGGAAGCGAGGAAGAGGAAAGCAGAAACGATGAAATaagtaaaaatatcaaaatacctAACGAATACAACCCAAGTTTGTATCAGAATTTGGATGTAGATGATGATATAAGAgagttatttcaatatatagttAA GTATATGCCTCAACAATTAACTTTGGACTATAAATTCAAGCCTTTCATACCAGATTACCTGCCAGCTGTAGGCGATATCGATGCATTTTTAAAAGTTGTTCCACCTGAACCTAGCCTTTTAGGAGAACAATTCAACATCAAAGAACACCAACTTGGAATTTCTATACTAGATGAACCTGCTACCACTCAAAGTGATTCTGCTTTGCTTCATTTGCAGTTGAGAGCTTCAAACCTTGGAGTTCCCCAAGATACATCGAATGTG ATTGTCAAAAAAGTGGATAAGGTGGATAAAAACCAAAAAGTAATTGACAAATGGATCAAAGACATATCAGATTTGCACAAAAGCAAATCATCACCCTTCGTTCGATATACAGA GCCGATGCCTGATATAGACGATCTGATGCAAGAATGGTCTGAAGAAATGGAAAACCGTCTGAAGGAACATGGATTTCCATCACCTGAACCAAACATGTCTTTGGATGAGTATCTAGAATTGGTTTGCGATTTATTCCAGATACCAACATCGAAAAATAAGATCCATTCCTTGCATGTACTTTTCTCATTGTATGCTGCAGTGAAAGATTCTAAATTTTACAAGCCAGCCATAGATGAAGACAAAAAAACCGAAGTGATAGATACAAATAAAGATGAACCAGATCAACTTGTTCTAGACTAG